Part of the Spirochaetaceae bacterium genome, GCAACCCCCCCCCTGCCCTACCTCTTCTTATGGCGCGCGGCGCCGGTGGCGAGGCGGGCGGACGGAGCCGGGCTGGCGGCGCGCCCGTAGGTGTGCGCCGCACCGGAGTCGATAGAAAACCCGCCGGCGGCAAGCACTCCGGTCATCAGCGCAAACAGGCCGGGATGGTCGGCGGCCAGAATGGTGCACGCCACCGGCTCATCCCCGCTGCCGTCGCTGCGCCCGGCGCCGCCGGCCGCCTGCTCGCCGTCGTCGGCCGCGGCGCGCGGCGGTGCGGCCGGTTCGGCCAGCACGACCACCGGCCGTTCACCGCTCAGGCGGCTGAGGTGGCGCAGGTGGCGTACCACCTCCGGCAGCGTGAACTCCGCGAAGTAGTCGTCGCCGAGACGCGCGAGGTGCGCATCGATGAGCGTGTCCTCCACCCCCGGGAGCTGCTTCGCCAACTCTTCACGCCGCGGCTTCATGACCCCTCCAGTGTACACCTCCGCACCCATGCACGCACCCGCACACCAAAAAAAATCCCCGGTGCGCTCGGGCAGCCGGGGACCGGGTTTACTCCCGGAACGGATCCGGGGAGGAAACGCTCAGATGTCGTAGTACATGGCGAATTCCCACGGATGGGGCCGCAGGTCGATCGCAGTCACTTCGTTCTCCATCTTGTAGTCGATCCAGGTTTCCAGCACGTCCTCGGTGAACACGTCGCCCTTGAGCAGGAACTCGTGGTCGTCGCGCAGCGCGTCGAGCGCTTCGCGCAGCGAGCCCGGCGTGGTCTTGACCTTGGCAAGCTCCTCCGGCGGCAGGTCGTACAGGTCACGGTCGAGCGGCTCACCGGGGTGAATCTTGTTGGTGATGCCGTCCACGGCGGCCATCAGCATGGCGGAGAACCCGAGGTAGGGGTTGGAGGAGGCATCCGGGCAGCGGAACTCGATCCGCTTCGCCTTCGGCGAGGTGGAGTACATCGGCAGCCGGATCGCCGCACTGCGGTTGCGCCGCGAGTACGCCAGGTTCACCGGCGCCTCGAAGCCCGGCACCAGCCGCTTGAAGCTGTTGGTGGTCGGGTTGGTGAACGCGATGAGCGCGGCTGCGTGCGTCAGGAGACCGCCGATGGCGTGCAATGCCATCTCGGACAGCCCGGCGTAGCCGTCGCCGGCGAACAGGTTGCTGCCATCCTTCCAGAACGACATGTGCGTGTGCATGCCGCTGCCGTTGTCCTCGAACAGCGGCTTGGGCATGAAGGTGGCAGTCTTGTTGTAGCGCCGCGCCGTGTTCTTCACCACGTACTTGTACTTGAGCATGTTGTCGGCCATGGTCACCAGCGGTGCGAAGCGCATGTCGATCTCGCCCTGGCCGGCGGTAGCGACCTCGTGGTGCTGCGCCTCGATCAGGACGCCGATGCTCTCCAGCGTCATCATCATCTCGCTGCGCAGGTCCTGCTGGCTGTCGGTGGGCGGAACCGGGAAGTAGCCTTCCTTGTAGCGCGGCTTGTAGCCGAGGTTGGGATTCTCCACGCGCCCCGCGTTCCAGCGGCCCTCCTCGGAGTCGATGTGGTAGTACCCCTCGTGCTCGTTCTGGTCGAAACGGACGTCGTCGAAAATGAAGAACTCCGCCTCCGGACCGAAGTAGGCGGTGTCTCCGAGACCCGACGAACGCAGGTACGCCTCCGCCTTGCGCGCGATGTTGCGCGGATCGCGGGTGTAGTCCTGGCCGGTGATCGGGTCGTTGATGTTGCCGATCATCACCAGCGTCTTGCGCGCCATGAACGGATCGATGAAACCGGTCTCGGGCACCGGCTTGACCAGCATGTCGGACTCGTTGATCGTCTGCCAGCCGCGGATGCTGGAGCCGTCAAACCCCAGTCCGGCCTCGAAGTCATCCTCCGAAAGCTCGCGCGACGGAATCGAAAAATGCTGCCACAGACCGGGAAAGTCCATGAAGCGGATGTCGATCACCTCCACGCCTTCGTCCGCGATCAGCTTCATTACATCGCCGGGCGTCTTGAGTGCCATGTGTGTTCCTCCTCGTGATGGACGCGTACCTATGCCGCGTCACGATCAATATAGCAATTTCCGGGCCAGGTGCATCGGCGGTGTTCTACCGGCACGAATGCCCTCTGACCTCTACCAAATTGTCGGTTGGTCGCGCATCGTACTACATATCGGTAGTTGATCGAGCGTCGCCGGCCACACTATATTGCGGGCGTGCCGAACCT contains:
- the glnA gene encoding type I glutamate--ammonia ligase, coding for MALKTPGDVMKLIADEGVEVIDIRFMDFPGLWQHFSIPSRELSEDDFEAGLGFDGSSIRGWQTINESDMLVKPVPETGFIDPFMARKTLVMIGNINDPITGQDYTRDPRNIARKAEAYLRSSGLGDTAYFGPEAEFFIFDDVRFDQNEHEGYYHIDSEEGRWNAGRVENPNLGYKPRYKEGYFPVPPTDSQQDLRSEMMMTLESIGVLIEAQHHEVATAGQGEIDMRFAPLVTMADNMLKYKYVVKNTARRYNKTATFMPKPLFEDNGSGMHTHMSFWKDGSNLFAGDGYAGLSEMALHAIGGLLTHAAALIAFTNPTTNSFKRLVPGFEAPVNLAYSRRNRSAAIRLPMYSTSPKAKRIEFRCPDASSNPYLGFSAMLMAAVDGITNKIHPGEPLDRDLYDLPPEELAKVKTTPGSLREALDALRDDHEFLLKGDVFTEDVLETWIDYKMENEVTAIDLRPHPWEFAMYYDI